From Paenibacillus graminis:
ATGGGACACGTAAGGCCGTCGGCTACCACGCTGTCTATCAATTCGCCGTTGCCAAGCTTGTAACCATTTCGTGCATTCCTTAGCAGATATGGGGCGTTCGACATGCTCTCCATACCTCCAGCCAAGAGGATGCTGCCTTGTTCTGCCAGAATAGAGTTGTAAGCTAAAGCGACGGCATGAAGCCCTGAACCGCAAACCGTGTTTATGGTTGATGCAGGTACGTCAATGGGGATGCCGGCTTTTAGTGCCGCCTGTCTGGCAGGATTTTGGCCAGTGCCCGCTTGAAGGACATTCCCTAAATAAATCTGATCAATCAACGCAGGCTCTAATTGGCTTTGCTGAAGGCAGGCTGACATCACGTTAGCTCCCAATTCTGTAGCGCTAAGTGTTGAAAGTCCGTTGTTAAAAGAACCCACGGCTGTTCTTAATGGGCTCACCAATGCAACTTTTTTCACAAAGTCTCACATTCCTTTCACTGTGTTTAAGTAACCTTTACATGCTTACATGCGGCTATATATCATGGTGCATGAGAGCGAGGGTTTTACGGTTTGATCGCCTTCCTTCGTCCTTTTATGGAATTTATTAACATATCAATCGTAAGGCTAATGTTTATTTTACTCAATGTTCAAATAAATACAAAAATTTACATATCAATATGTGTAAGGCCTTGTATACTCACATAATGAAGTCGTTCTTTCATTTCCTTGGTTTTTCTGGTTATTTCTGGTTATTTCTGAAAAGACGAATAAAAAGAGAAAAGCGTTCAAGTTAAAAACGCCACCGGCCAGTTATTCTGGGCCGGTGGCGTTTTGTAAAGATAGGTTCGCTGTCTACCACTTGGAGCCGCCGGAGGAATTTCTGCCGGATTTGCCGCCGCCACCGCCCCAGGATGACCCGCCGGACGAGCGGCCGCCATCTCCCCAAGAGGAACCGCCGGATGATCTGCCGCCGCCGAAGCCGCCCGAAGAGGAGGCGCGCTTACGAGCCTGCTCCCGGCGCTGCTGCTCCCGCAGGATGGCCAGCTGTGCCAGACGCTCTTCTTCTTCTTTCTGGTGTACGAGCCGGTTCGCTTCCTCCACGAAGGAGGAAATTTGGGACTCGTAGGCATGTGCAGCGGCTTCCAGCTCATCCAGGTTATAAGGGCGGATGGACAGCCGCTGCTCCAGTTCACCATATTCAGGGAGCAGGGAGAGCTGGAATTGGCTTCTGGAGGCGATTCCCTTGCTCTGCAGCCGCCGCTGGGCCGCATCCACGCGCTCCTGGCCTTCAGCCAGGAGCCGGGTGACGTTAGCCAAGCGTTGGCTCAGCATATCAAGGCTCTCGCCGGCATTGTCGAACTTCTGGGCGGTTTCCTCCTGAAGCTTGAGCAGCTGGTCCAGGCTATTGCGGGCATTGCCGTATTCCCCCCGCTGGTCACTGGTCCAGGTTTCAATCTGCGGAACTTCTCCGGCACCCTGGCGGAGCTGTGTTCCTGCAGTCTCCAGCATCTCTTCAAGCGGGGCCAGATGGTGTTCCGCAAACCGGCTGCGGGCTTCGGCAAACCGGCTGTGCAGCTCATTGCGCCGCTGAGACAGCCCGCTCCAACGGCTGCGGATTGTCTCCAGATCCCTCAGGTTGTTCTGGCGGATCAGGGCCTGGCGTTCTGTCATGGCAACGGCATCCCCCAACAGGGTATCCATGTGGGCAGCGATTTTGCGTACCTCATCCATGTCTCCGCTGCGCAGGGGAGCTTCAAGTGTTGCCGCAGCTGCGGAGGCCTGGTCCAGATTCTCATAAGGCTTAACTTTCATATTGTGGAGGGAATTCTGTTCGATCAATGCAGCGATTGTGCTGCGGGCAGCCGCCAGAACTCCAGGAAAACCATTCAATTTGTCGTCATACGTATCGACATCCTGCAGATCCTTCTCGATCTGTGCCTGCTTCTCCTGCGCCTCCCCGGTCATATCCTGTGCGGCAATCGGGTCGAACAGCTCCAACTCATCCGCTTTGGCAGTCTCTTCAGCCAGCTCTTTCAGATCCTCGGCAATTTCCTGCAGCTCATAGCCGGTCTCCTTGACCGTACTCTGAAGCTGAAGGTTGAGTTCAGGCTCTTCCTTCTTCAGTTCGGTAATCTGCTGCTTAACATTGCGGTCAGCATCACTGATTACGGCAATGCGCTGCTCTTCTTCCTCTAGCGAGGAGCGGAACGCTGTTTCAGTCTGCTGCAGCTGTGAGCTGGCAGCTCGGAGCGCCTTCAGACGGTAGAAGGGAGGCTGTGAGCTTTGGCTGCCCTGCAATGCGGAGATCTCCACCAGCTGTGCAGACAGCCGCTTGGCGATTCCCTCGACCATTTCCCCCGTCTTGCCTTGAACAATTCCCTGGAACGGCTGCAGGGATTCCAGCGCCCGGTTCGCACGGACCAGCAAGTCGGCCAGCTGCTCCTGCTGGCTGCGGAGCTGTCCCCGCCTGCGCAGGCCGGTGAACAGCACATACAGCAGCAGTGCCAGCAGCGCTATTCCAATGACAATGCCGGCCATCTTCAGCAGCCCGGGGCCTGAGCTGCTGCCTTCATTCCGGCCGGCTGTCCCGCTGTTTCCGCTGTCCGTGGTACCGGCTGTGCCGCCGCCCGAAGCCGAACTGCTGCCAGTGCCGCCGAAGGAGTCCAGCTTCTGAATCATGGAACGGATTCCCCCGGCAAAATCCCCTTCCCGGGCATATGGATTAAAATACGTGTCCAACAGCCCGGTAATGGCTGCGGTATCCAAAGATCCGCCTTGGGCTTGAGACCAGGTGTTGATATAACCCTGCAGGCCCGGATTCTTGAAGTTCAGTTCAACCCTCTGGTCTCCGGCAGAGATCAGGAGAAGGACATCCCGCGGTGTCAGGCCCCAGGAATCATAGACTTCAGTTGCATAGGCCCCAGGCTCCGCGCCGTCCAGAGAATCGACAGTCAGTACCCGGATAGTATAGCGGTCTCCCTCAGCAATTGCTGCAATAGCGGCTGTCTCCTGCTTCGTGAGCAGGCTGGCCTCATCGGTAACTATTCCTTGTTGGGCGGGAATTCCCGCCGCGTACATATTAGGCATCCATAACAGGCTGAACATCAGAAACAAGACAAAGGTTTTTTTCAAACTGGCACGCTCCGATCTGCAGGTAGACTATTTGCTGTTATTATGCTGATTGTTACATTATATCATTAAACATCCTGAGGCCTATTTGTGGCCCTGCACCATTAAAAGAACCAACCAGCTACTCCGTCCTTCACCGGATAACATACCGGGTTTGGATTTCAATTTAACATTTGCCTAAAGGACTCTATTATGAATCCGGCGGCAGTTCCAAGTGGAAAAGAGATCACTAAATTTGCCTCGGCACACGGATCTCCGCACCTAAGTTGGAAAAAGGGTCACTAATTCTTCTCATTTCGCTCCTGAATGGATAGAATCACCCAATTAGTTTTCCTTTTTCCACCTTAAATTCCTGATTTGTTGATTTCTAAGGGAAATAAGTTCCCTTTTTCCAACTAGCGGTTGTTCACCTGCTTCTTCGCCAGCGCTGGCTGGAAAAAGGCAATCGATTCCGGCTGAATACCAACCTGCTTGGTGAATTCGCTGAATTCACGTCTTCTTCTCCCCGGCTTTATGCACATTTTATTCACTGGTGAAAGAAGTCATCTTTTCCTGAGAAATAAAAAAGCCGCCTTCCCAGCCGGGAAGTGCGGCGTAACTGCATAAGTGCTATCTGGTTTGCAGGCAGAGTATATATTGCAGTCTGGATTTGATTTCCTTTTGCCATTTCAAATCTCCAACTTTTACAGCAAGATTGAGCAGATCCAGATAATCGTCAACCTGCAGTGCTGTCCGGGTAGTGGCTGCGTTCATGGGTGTTCAGTCTCCTTTATTTCAATATAGTGAAGGGTAGGATTGAATGTCTCCAATAATGATAATCATTATCAACCATTACTGTTATTATCCACGCTTTTTACCTAAAAAGCAATATAAAAAATAAAAGGACATTAGTTTTTTGAATAAATATTTTATCGGCAGATTTTGCATATTTTATCACCCTAGTGGGGGCATCTTGCAGGAAACATACCATTTTTTGTCGAATAAAGCTTCTTATAAGTGCTGTTAGCTGATTTCTTGAAAAAAGGAGAATTGCGATGAAGCGGTGTCAACTCTTGCTTCTGATTAGCATTATGTTCATGCTCGCGCCCCCTGCATCCGCTCACGCCGAAAGACAGGAAATCCGATACCAGGCAGAACTGGGTTATCCGCCATACAAGTACATTCAGAACGGATACCTGACCGGCTTCGATATGGACCTGACGAGTATGATTTTTGAGAAGCAGTCGTATTTAATTCATTACAGTACGGGCGAATGGGAGGAAACATACAAACGGCTGGCCCGGGGAGAGATTGATACTACAGGCCTTATGGCTGTAACAGAGGAACGCAAGAAGGAAACCCTGTTCTCCAAGCCCGTGCTTACAAGCTATATCTCCGTATACTCCCGGCAGGCGCTCCAAGATGAGATCAAGCTAAGCACCCTGAAAAATTATAAAATCGGCGTAGGGAAGGAACAATATGCCGAGACCGTGCTGCGAAGTCAAACAGATGTTTCACAATACATACCGTATGCAACAGTACCGAAAGCGCTGGAAGCCCTGCAGAAGGGTGAGATTGACCTGCTTTTTGAGAATCAGGAGGTAGTTGACTACTTAATCGTTGAACAGGGCCTGACCGGCAATATTGTCCGCAGATTAAGCAATTTGTACCCCCAGGATGTGGCTTACGGCATCAGCAAATCCGAACCCCAGCTAGTCACTTACATAAATGCCCGGCTGGAACGGCTTCAGCGGTCGGGAGCTTTTGAAGAGCTGTATCAGCAATATTTTTTTACCCATTCCGAGAATTACACATCGATGGTCCGCGGCCGGCTGATTTCCGGAATTATTATCGGTCTATTTCTCTTAGTTACAGTGATCGCTGCGCTTAGAATCTACATCAGGCATCTTCGGCGGACCATCCATTCGGAACAGGCGTTTTTCAGGGATGTAATTGAGCATAGCGGGATGATCGTATGGGCGGTGCATGCCGATAAGCGGGTTATACGGTTCAACCAGTATGCGGCAAGCATGACGGGACTGAACGAGAAAGATGTGCTCGGGGTAAGTCTCGATGAGATACCCGGCCTCTCCGGCGGGGCCGCAATGCTTAGAGAGCTGCTCGTCAGAGCCGTCTACCAGGATTATGTCAGCAATGTGGAGCTGAAGCTTCCGGACCATTTACCTGAAGCGCGGTACTTCTCCTTCCGGACTACCCTTATTCAGGGGATGGACACGCAGGCGGAGGATATATACGTATTGGTCGGGGTGGACGTTGAAGAGTGCAAGCAGAACGAACTCAAGCTGCAGCTTAGCTACCAGGAGCTGGAAGCGACATATGAAGAGCTTGCGGCCACTGAAGAGGAGCTGCAGGATCAGTTCAACAGGCTGGAGGCCAGTGAACGGCGCTTCCGGCTGGCATCCGAAGGGTCGGGTGCCTACATGTGGGAGCTGGATTGGGAGACCGGCACGTATACCCTGTCGGAACGCTGGTATGAGGTGATGGGATATACGAAGGAGGAGATCAACTACTTCGAAGGCGGCGTTCTCAGCATTATTCATCCCGATGATCAGGAACCGGCCCGCCAGGCGCGCCAGGAGCACCTGGCCGGATTGACGCCGATCTATGAAATAGAGTACCGTATGCGCACCAGGGACAACCGTTATGTCTGGTTCGAAGTGCGCGGGAAGGCGATTGTAGACCCCAAGGACAAAATTGTGCTGTTCCTGGGTTCCCTAATCGATATCAGCAAACGCAAGCAGGCCGAGTTCCAGCTGGGCAACAGCTACCAGGAGCTGGAGGCTACCTATGAGCAGTTGACAGCTACGCAGGAGGAGCTTAAAGGGCAATACGATATGCTGCTGGAGAATCAAAAACATATGCACCGTTTGGCGTATATGGATTCACTCAGCAACCTGCCCAACCGCATCTTTCTGCTGGACGCCATGGAGAGTTATTTCCACCGTCCGGGAGGGAAAGCGGCGCTTCTGTTCGTGGATACTGATAATTTCAAATATATCAATGACACCCTGGGCCACAAGTCGGGAGATATTCTGATCCGCCAGGCCAGTGAAAGGCTGCAGTCGGTTATGCGCCAGGGGGACATGCTGTCCCGGCTTGGCGGGGATGAATTTGTGGTCTTTATCAAAGACGTGGAAGACCGCGCAGAGGTGCTGAATCTGGCGGAGAATATCCTCCGCTCCTTCCGCAGGTCGTTTCTGATCGGCGAGAGCAACCTGTATATCTCCGTGAGTATCGGAATCTCCTTCTATCCTGAAGACGGGGAGACTACGGAAGAAATCCTGATGAATGCCGATGTTGCCATGTACAGGGCCAAGGAGGAAGGGAAAAACACCTTTGTGGTTTACGACAAGTCCATGCACATGTCATTTAATGAACGGATGAACATTGAGAAGCATCTGCGCAGTGCGATGAACAACAATGAATTTGAGCTGCATTACCAGCCTCAGGTGGAGATCAAGACGGGGCTCATTACAGGCTTCGAAGCGCTGATCCGCTGGAACAGTCCGGTGCTGGGCTTTGTGTCTCCGCTTTCCTTTATCAAAATTGCCGAAGACTCCAGACTTATCATTTATATCGGGGAGTGGGTGCTTAGAGAAGCCTCCATTTTTATGAAAAGCATGAATGACCGCACAGGCCTCCCCTACAAAATTTCAGTGAATATCTCCATTATCCAACTGCTGCAGGATGATTTTGTGGATATTGTGCTGGACAGTCTGGAGAAAAGCGGGCTTGCGCCCAATTGTCTGGAGCTTGAAATTACCGAGTCTATCTTTATGGAATCTTTTGAAAACACAGTAAGCAAGCTGGAATTTCTGAAATTGCGCGGAATCCGCATCGCTCTTGATGACTTTGGCACAGGCTACTCTTCTCTAAGCTATTTGCAGCAGCTGCCGATCTCCACACTCAAAATGGATAAAATCTTTATCGACTCTCTGGCAGACGAGGGGTACAGTCAATCCTTTGTGCAGACCATTATTATTCTGGGACACAAAATGGGGCTGGATGTTGTCGCAGAGGGAGTGGAGGATGCCAATCAATTGGCGTTCCTTAAGGAGGCGGAGTGTGACAAGGTGCAGGGCTATCTGATAAGCCGTCCAGTACCGCAGCGCGGAGTCATTGAGCTGCTGGAGCCGCAGAGACGTCATGGGCCGGGAAATTCACAGTAATACAATCAGAATAAGTTTGCCATGCAAAACAGGCCTCAGAGCATATCCGCTCTGAGGCCTGTTTTGGTGTGACGGCTCTGCAAGCTGTCCGGCCCGGATCAGGCAACGACAATTTTATTTTTCCCTGTTTTTTTAGCCTCGTACAGGGCATCGTCCGCCTGCTGAAAGGTAGAGCTTTTGGAGTCCGTACCAGCATAGTCATGCATGCCGATACTGACGGTTACGGAGTTTCCCTCCATCTCCGCAACAGGCAGCTCGGCAATGCCATGCAGAATCTGCGTCATGATCCTGCGCGAATCCTCCAGCGGCTTGGCTGTCAGAATTACAACGAATTCTTCACCGCCATACCTGGCGGCGAAGTCATCTGCGCCGATATGCTTCAGCACAATCCCGGCAACCTGTCTCAGCACAATGTCTCCGACCCAGTGTCCGTATTGATCATTTACTTTTTTGAAGTTATCGATGTCCAGCACTGCCAGCTGCATGGGAAAAGGATTGCTCTGCTGATGCTCAATCAGCCAGCCCAGGTATTCATGGAAGGTCTTATGGTTATACAGTTCGGTCAAAGGATCAACCTTCGACAGGCGGTCCATGATGATATTCTGGATGCGTAAATCCTGCTCCGATTTCAGCGAGCTCTCCAGAGACTGCATCAGATCATGCCCCCGGGCAATGATCCCAAAACCCGCAAGGGCAGTCCCGGTTAAGATGAATGCGATGATCATATTCTGGATGTGCAAGCTATTACCATAGACCGAAGTATCCAGCAGCAGCAGGATCATGTACGTCACGCATAAAATGGAAGTGGCTTTTAAGTAGATACTTCTCAAATAGAGCATGGATACCAGCAAAGGGATTAGCATGATGAGCGGCTTCACATAGAAAATATCATTTAAATTCAAGATCATCAGTATCGCGATCAAGTGGCTTGCGGCAACATTGCAAATTTCTGATAACAGGGGGCGCCATTTATAAATGGTCTCAAGGGTAAGTATTATTCCCAGTATCATAATGACGGGAATCAGTACATTGCCGGTCAGGTAACTTGTGCCCGATAACCAGGGATAATCTCCTTGCATCGAACAACAGATAATGATTTGAGTGAGCAGATGGACAAGCAGTACCAGCCAGAAAGCATTGAGGATCATACGGTTCCAGTACGTTTGGCGAGGAGTAGGCGGTGGGATGTGCATAAGATGTTCCTCTTTTCCAGTGGCAATATATCTATATATTCGACAATAATCATGTTTTTCCTCCAAATAATGACGCGAGGTATACATTGGGAATAATGTTCGTGTTTTTATTATTGTTTAGCATTGTATAGATACTTATCGTCTATAATGGAAGCAAAACACGAATTATTAGGGTTAAACTTCCTTGACACATTCGTCTATATTCGGTAATATTTCAAGTGGCTCAACAAACAATGATTAGCTGTTCGTATATCCTCAAAGATAAGGTTTGGGGGTCTCTACAGGGAACCGTAAATTCCTGGCTACGAATAGGGTGCATTTGGCATACCTATGAAGTGGTCAGGATTTTTTGTGCTGCGTTCTGCAAGAACTATTATGATCGCAGAAACGGACAACGCCCCTTGCTAGATAAGTTGAACTTGAAAAATTCATAAAAAGGGTAAAAGTGCGGAGGGGACAACAGCGGCTGGAAGTCCAAACATTCCCCGCAGTGACGTCTATACCCACAATGTAAAACTAAAGTTCAACTTAAATAAAGGACAGCGATACCGTTTCTTCCTGGGAGGAACAGAGAAACCAATGAGTAAATATGATGTGATTGTGGTGGGTGCCGGACCGGCTGGAATTTTTGCCTGCTATGAATTGACGCGCAAGGCCCCCGCGCTTAAGGTGCTGCTGGTGGACAAAGGTCACGATATTTACCGGCGCAATTGCCCGATTCTGGAGGAGAAAATCAAACTCTGCCCGCCGGCCTCGGGACGGAAGGAATTCGCCGGCTGTCTGCCTGCGTGTTCGATTACCGCCGGTTTTGGGGGAGCGGGCGCTTACAGTGACGGGAAGTTCAATATTACCACCGAATTTGGCGGCTGGATGACAGATTATCTGGCACCCTCCAAAGTGCTCGAGCTGATTCAGTATGTAGATGCCATCAATCTGGAGCATGGGGCTACGCCGGTAATTACCGATCCGACCACCGAAAGCATCCGGGGCATCGAGCAGCGGGGATACGCTGCCGGGCTTAAGCTGCTGCGGGCGCAGGTACGCCATCTCGGAACAGAGCAGAACCTGGAAATTCTGAAATCCATATATGAATATTTGCGGGTGCGGATTGATATGCTGTTCAAAACTGAGGTTCAGGATATTGTTACGGTTAAGGAAGAGGGCAAGCACCGGATTACGGGCATTACGCTGAAGAATGGCGAAAGCTATGCGGCAGACAAAGTGATGATCGCACCGGGACGCGACGGGTCTGCTTGGCTGACGGAAGTGCTGAAGAAACGCCGGCTCAAGATGTACAACAATCAGGTCGATGTAGGTGTAAGGGTAGAGACATCGGATGTCGTCATGAGAGAGATTAATGAGCATCTCTATGAAGGCAAGTTCATTTTCAATACATCTGTAGGCACGCGTGTCCGCACCTTTTGCAGCAATCCTTCCGGACATGTTGTTGTGGAGAACCACAGCGGCGTGATGGCGGCCAATGGCCATTCCTACAAGGACCCTGCGCTGGGTTCCATGAATACCAACTTTGCGCTGCTGGTCTCGCATACCTTCACGGAGCCTTTTGACAAGCCGAATGAATATGCCCGGGAAATCTGCAAGCGGGCCAATGATTTGTCCAGCGGCGGAGTCATTGTACAGAAATACGGGGATATCCTGCGCGGACGGCGCTCGACTGAAACCCGGATTAAGGAAGGCTTTCTGGAGCCTACGCTGAAGGAAGCGGTGCCTGGCGATCTCGGGCTGGTGCTGCCTTATACTACAATGAAGAGCCTGATCGAAATGGTGGAGGCCCTGGAAAAAGTCACTCCGGGCATCGCCTCCGAACATACGCTGTTCTATGGCGTAGAGGCCAAATTCTATTCGGCCCGTCCGAAGCTTACAGAGAACCTGGAAACTGAAATTTCAGGCCTCTACTGTGGCGGTGACGGCGCGGGCATCACCCGCGGGCTGGCCCAGGCCGGAGCTGCCGGGGTGTGGATTGCGCGGGGAATGCTGGAATAAGACAGAGCCTGCGGCTTAGGTACCGGTGAGGAACATGAAGAGCTGTCTCGGAGTAGCAATTGTCTACGATGAGGCGGCTCTTTTTCAGGTATCGGGAGGATACTTGTGGATTTCTTTTTTTCTGACTAATTCTCCAGTACAGAAAGCACTTGCAGCTGAGTCCATACGGCCCGCCAGTTCTTCTTTGCAACCCGGGCTTCATAAATAGGATGCAGCTGCGGGTTGGCCATAAAGTGTGGCGATGGGCGGACGATCATATTCAGCGTATCCGAGACGCCATGCGGAGCGGCTAACCTAAGCCCTCCATGTTCATCCATAGCAAGGCCAAGCGCAGTAGCCGTTTCAGGGAACTTGGACATGCCGTCCGTAGACGAAGAGTATGGGGCAAGACCGTTAACCGCGTGCATCCTTGCTTGATTTTTGACCGACCAGGGAACAGAGGGATCAACGCTCCGCAGCTGCGCTTCCCAGGATTTTTCCACTTCCTCGCGGATATCGCCCGGATCGTAATAGATTACATCCACATCCCCCAAGGGGGTTCTTTCGGTATAACCGTGCTGCACATCCCACACTTTGGAACGCACAAAACCGGCGCAGACCCAAGAGTCCGGCAAATGCAAATCCCTCACAGCGGCGAGGATGTTCATCATCCAGCCGTCTTCCTTCACAACCCGCAGCAGGTCCTCTTCATGATGTATCCGCAGCGTTAGCACCTCCATCATATAGTCCGTATTTCACATAATTCGTACGGAATGCCCGGGTACTATTTTGTCATGCTCTTTTATTATAAGACTGAATCTACAAGGAGGGGTAGTATAAAAGGAATTGCAGGAACGGCAGATAAATTGCTAATCTGGAACAGCACTCTTATAATGAACCGGTAGATTGACCTTTGGAGGCGTAACTGTGGAGCATAACCTGACGATACTGCTGCAATTGTTCGAAAGAGCGGCGCTGCTGCTGATGTGCCTCTTCGGGCTGACACGGGTGCCGCGGTTTAAAGAGATTTTTGTCCAAGGCGCTTATGCTCCCCAGGAGCTGGCGATGGTGACGGTTATCTTCAGTCTGTTCGCGATCTTCGGGACCTACACGGGGATTAATGTCGAGGGGTCGCTGGTGAATGTGCGGATCATCGCTATCGTGGCCGGCGGGATCCTCTTCGGTCCCTGGGTGGGCTTGATCACCGGGGTCATTTCCGGGGTTCACCGTTTTCTGATTGATATTGGTGGAATTACTTCGGTGCCCTGCCTGATTACGAGTATTGCAGCAGGGATTGTCTCGGGTGTCATTTACCGCCGTACTTCGGCCGAGCGCCGCTGGATTGCGGGCATCCTGGCCGGGATGGCCTGTGAAGCGCTGACGATGGTGCTGATTCTGGTTATGGCGAATCCGGCGTCGCTTGGCGCGGACATCGTTTCGAAGATTGCTTTTCCGATGATTGTCGGCCAGATCAGTGTAGGACTTATCGTCACGCTCGTTCAGAGCGTGGAGGGGGAGAAGGAGCGGATTGCCGCAAAGCAGTCCAAGCTGGCGCTGGATATTGCCAATAAGACCCTGCCTTATTTCCGCAGTATCACTCCCCAGTCGCTGCGCATTATCTGCGGGATTATTAAGGAGGACATCGGGGCCGATGCGGTAGCCATTACCGACACCCGCTACATCCGCGCCTATGTTGGCGTTGGAGAGGAATATTATGCCGAAGCGAATGAGATTATCAGTGAAGAAACGAAGATGACGATCAGCAGCGGCGAGATTACGATCCGTGACGATGATACGGAGTATATGAACCGGGCAATCCGCTCGCTGATTATCATTCCGCTGAAAGAGAAGGGTGAGGTCACAGGTGCGCTCAAAATTTATTACACCAAAGCCCATAAAATCACTTATTCACTGCAGGCAATGGCGGTGGGGCTGTCGCAGATCATCTCAACGCTGATGGAGGTGTCGCGGGTGGAGGGCATCAAGGAGATGGCGAACAAAGCGGAGTTGAAGGCACTGCAGACAAGCATTAACCCCCATTTTCTGTTCAATGCGCTGAACGCCATTATTTCCTCCATTCGTATTGATCCGGATAAGGCGCGGGAGCTGATCGTCAATCTGTCGGGCTATATGCGCTACAATCTGGAGCTGACCGATGAATTCATCGATATCGGGCGCGAGCTGCAGCAGGTCCAGCAGTACGTGGAGATTGAAAAAGCGCGCTTCGGCAGCCGCCTTGCTGTGGGATATCATATCGACGAAGTGGAGGTGCGTATTCCCAGTCTGATCATTCAGCCGCTGGTGGAGAATGCGATTGTCCACGGTATTTTGAAGATGAGAGGCCAAGGTACGGTGACCATCTGGGTAAAAGATCTGGGAAGCGCCGTGCGGATCGGCATCACTGATACCGGGATAGGGATCAGCGAGGAAACGATAGCGAAGGTCTACAGCGGAAACATGCCTGATAATAAAATAGGGCTGTACAATGTGCATCAGCGGGTGAAGCTGATTTACGGCAGAGGCCTGACGATCCACCGGCTGGATCAAGGGACGGAAATTTATTTTGACGTGACAAAGGAGCAGCCATGAGAGCGATAATTGTAGAGGATGAAGTACTGGCAAGGCAGGAGCTTGCCTTTCTGATCGGAGCAAATAGCGCCATAAGGATTGCCGCCGAGTTCGAGGACGGGCTGGATGCGCTGAAGTATCTGCAGACGGAGGAAGTGGATGTGATTTTTCTGGATATCAATATTCCTTCCATCGATGGGGTGCTGCTGGCCCAGAATATCAGCCGCTTTTCGGTCAAGCCCTATATCGTCTTTATTACCGCGTACAAGGAGCATGCTGCCGAGGCCTTCGAGATCGAAGCCTTCGACTATATTTTGAAGCCCTACAGCGAAACGCGGATCAAGGCGATGCTGCATAAGCTGGAGGGGGCATTTGCTGCGCGTGGACACCAAGGGGAAGAGGAGCATGTGAAGCTGAGCGACAAGGTCAACCTGTGGAAAAATGAGAAGATCATCGTCGTCGATGCAGATGAGATCTATTATGCTTCGGCT
This genomic window contains:
- a CDS encoding sensor histidine kinase; translated protein: MCLFGLTRVPRFKEIFVQGAYAPQELAMVTVIFSLFAIFGTYTGINVEGSLVNVRIIAIVAGGILFGPWVGLITGVISGVHRFLIDIGGITSVPCLITSIAAGIVSGVIYRRTSAERRWIAGILAGMACEALTMVLILVMANPASLGADIVSKIAFPMIVGQISVGLIVTLVQSVEGEKERIAAKQSKLALDIANKTLPYFRSITPQSLRIICGIIKEDIGADAVAITDTRYIRAYVGVGEEYYAEANEIISEETKMTISSGEITIRDDDTEYMNRAIRSLIIIPLKEKGEVTGALKIYYTKAHKITYSLQAMAVGLSQIISTLMEVSRVEGIKEMANKAELKALQTSINPHFLFNALNAIISSIRIDPDKARELIVNLSGYMRYNLELTDEFIDIGRELQQVQQYVEIEKARFGSRLAVGYHIDEVEVRIPSLIIQPLVENAIVHGILKMRGQGTVTIWVKDLGSAVRIGITDTGIGISEETIAKVYSGNMPDNKIGLYNVHQRVKLIYGRGLTIHRLDQGTEIYFDVTKEQP
- a CDS encoding LytR/AlgR family response regulator transcription factor, which codes for MRAIIVEDEVLARQELAFLIGANSAIRIAAEFEDGLDALKYLQTEEVDVIFLDINIPSIDGVLLAQNISRFSVKPYIVFITAYKEHAAEAFEIEAFDYILKPYSETRIKAMLHKLEGAFAARGHQGEEEHVKLSDKVNLWKNEKIIVVDADEIYYASAQEKTTSVITKGEVYSMALSISEFHSRLPQDRFFRCHRSYVVNLSKIKEIIPWFNNTYLLRLRDLDFEVPVSRSKVKEFRQIMRI
- a CDS encoding nucleotidyltransferase family protein, whose protein sequence is MMEVLTLRIHHEEDLLRVVKEDGWMMNILAAVRDLHLPDSWVCAGFVRSKVWDVQHGYTERTPLGDVDVIYYDPGDIREEVEKSWEAQLRSVDPSVPWSVKNQARMHAVNGLAPYSSSTDGMSKFPETATALGLAMDEHGGLRLAAPHGVSDTLNMIVRPSPHFMANPQLHPIYEARVAKKNWRAVWTQLQVLSVLEN
- a CDS encoding NAD(P)/FAD-dependent oxidoreductase, translating into MSKYDVIVVGAGPAGIFACYELTRKAPALKVLLVDKGHDIYRRNCPILEEKIKLCPPASGRKEFAGCLPACSITAGFGGAGAYSDGKFNITTEFGGWMTDYLAPSKVLELIQYVDAINLEHGATPVITDPTTESIRGIEQRGYAAGLKLLRAQVRHLGTEQNLEILKSIYEYLRVRIDMLFKTEVQDIVTVKEEGKHRITGITLKNGESYAADKVMIAPGRDGSAWLTEVLKKRRLKMYNNQVDVGVRVETSDVVMREINEHLYEGKFIFNTSVGTRVRTFCSNPSGHVVVENHSGVMAANGHSYKDPALGSMNTNFALLVSHTFTEPFDKPNEYAREICKRANDLSSGGVIVQKYGDILRGRRSTETRIKEGFLEPTLKEAVPGDLGLVLPYTTMKSLIEMVEALEKVTPGIASEHTLFYGVEAKFYSARPKLTENLETEISGLYCGGDGAGITRGLAQAGAAGVWIARGMLE